Proteins co-encoded in one Octopus sinensis linkage group LG6, ASM634580v1, whole genome shotgun sequence genomic window:
- the LOC115213121 gene encoding adhesion G-protein coupled receptor G6 — MATKGELYLKVNYVKGRVVLRVQKDVMGAFTCPEELQTDKSGKYNWPETTFNNTVDLPCSNDPADSQMTASRQCYFNTTLGKVVWLDMNTTLCLEIGREKASETLQGLQAIAEDPSALTADQVANLTEDLENIFTYSLEDVEMAATMTDVISNMLEVNATVLTSSNKRNKTSDRLRHLLEDYTAKAIVPKTSIINISSSNINMMVRNISVLHGNLDSNQTYDYDPYFDQGSQAMPDNNMLKFRIPLSVLQPTDNVTKITNERVQLIAYNNAKFFMVENQAQLDYLDKQKVIYVKIKDRQLKNLTTPVSYMMSNVEPGKNNTCVFWNTLNSTWSTEGLTTKYIDPNITLCESTHLTSFSVLLNTSPGELSEIHQKILSYISYIGCIISIVGILLTIITYGLFGCLHGDHSGKILLNLCTSMLLLNSVFLVTSQVDSMKTEESAEALCFTLTILSHLFLLTTLAWMCVEAFNMYQLLVTVFSIYHSHFMLKRMFVAWGFPALIVAITLAVDLKNYKTPPEYCFLSHGNRTAFYAALLAPACIILSINSLVFAMVTKVIMKPKFKNKNQCNSPVTMVQVRGCFTVMVLLGVTWLFGPLAVNEIKLVFNYLFCILNSLQGFFIFVFRCLLNPEAKMAWIQLIKMGTLKKKKGPRKSVDSSSNGMYGGPLANRWSQKTMTIDIRESANLKRSVRSSNGSVIKNNPAKKYGSGDWEDKNGDAYQ; from the exons atGGCAACCAAAGGAGAGTTGTACCTAAAAGTAAACTATGTAAAAGGAAGAGTCGTGCTACGTGTACAGAAAGACGTCATGGGAGCAT tcACATGTCCCGAGGAGCTTCAAACAGACAAAAGTGGAAAGTACAACTGGCCTGAAACTACATTTAACAATACAGTGGACCTGCCATGCAGTAATGACCCAGCAGATTCTCAGATGACCGCTTCTCGTCAATGTTACTTTAATACAACACTGGGAAAGGTTGTCTGGCTCGATATGAATACGACATTATGTCTCGAA ATTGGTCGTGAGAAAGCTTCAGAGACTTTACAGGGACTACAAGCCATAGCGGAAGATCCTTCGGCTCTGACTGCCGATCAAGTGGCTAATCTAACAGAGGATTTGGAGAACATTTTCACGTATTCGCTTGAAGATGTTGAg ATGGCTGCTACTATGACAGATGTAATCAGTAACATGTTGGAAGTCAATGCAACTGTCTTGACAAGCAGCAACAAACGGAACAAGACCAGCGACAG GTTGAGACATCTTTTAGAAGATTACACGGCAAAAGCGATTGTACCAAAAACCAGCATCATCAACATAAGCAGCTCCAACATTAATATGATGGTGAGGAATATCTCAGTACTTCACGGGAACTTGGATAGTAACCAGACATATGATTATGATCCTTATTTTGACCAAGGCAGTCAAGCAATGCCTGATAAT AACATGTTAAAGTTCAGAATCCCCCTGTCAGTCCTTCAACCAACGGACAATGTCACTAAAATAACCAATGAACGTGTACAATTGATCGCTTACAACAATGCAAAATTTTTCATGGTTGAAAATCAAGCTCAACTGGATTATCTGGACAAACAGAAAGTAATTTATGTAAAAATCAAAGACAGACAATTGAAGAACCTTACCACTCCTGTCAGTTACATGATGTCGAATGTTGAA cCTGGAAAGAACAACACTTGTGTGTTCTGGAATACTCTTA ATAGCACTTGGTCAACTGAAGGACTAACTACCAAATATATTGACCCGAACATCACTTTGTGTGAATCAACTCACCTGACAAGCTTTTCTGTACTTCTA AATACTTCCCCAGGTGAACTGTCTGAAATCCACCAGAAAATTCTGAGCTACATATCCTACATTGGATGCATCATTTCCATTGTTGGCATTCTTCTTACCATTATCACATATGGTCTCTTCGG ATGTCTTCATGGTGACCACTCCGGTAAAATCCTGCTGAATTTGTGTACGTCGATGTTACTGCTGAACAGTGTGTTCCTTGTAACGAGCCAAGTCGATTCCATGAAGACAGAAGAGTCAGCAGAGGCATTGTGTTTCACTCTCACCATACTCTCACATTTATTTCTGTTAACGACACTTGCCTGGATGTGTGTAGAGGCCTTCAATATGTACCAGCTTCTTGTCACCGTGTTCAGCATATACCACAGTCATTTCATGTTAAAACGAATGTTTGTCGCCTGGG gttTCCCTGCTCTAATTGTCGCCATAACTCTTGCAGTAGACTTGAAGAATTACAAGACACCGCCGGAATA CTGTTTCCTCTCGCACGGCAACAGAACGGCATTCTACGCAGCTCTTCTGGCACCGGCATGCATTATACTGTCCATCAACTCGCTGGTTTTTGCAATGGTTACTAAAGTTATAATGAAGcctaaattcaaaaataaaaatcaatgtaaTTCTCCAGTAACAATGGTCCAAGTCCGTGGATGCTTCACTGTAATGGTTCTTCTGGGAGTAACCTGGCTCTTTGGTCCTCTGGCtgtaaatgaaattaaacttGTCTTCAACTATTTGTTTTGCATCTTGAATTCTCTACAAGGATTCTTCATCTTCGTGTTCCGGTGCCTTTTAAATCCTGAGGCAAAAATGGCATGGATCCAGCTCATAAAGATGGGAAccctgaagaagaagaaaggaccACGCAAATCTGTTGATAGTTCTTCGAACGGGATGTACGGCGGACCACTAGCTAATCGATGGAGTCAAAAGACAATGACGATCGATATCAGAGAAAGCGCCAATCTTAAACGATCGGTAAGATCAAGCAACGGAAGTGTTATTAAAAACAATCCAGCAAAAAAATATGGCAGCGGCGACTGGGAAGATAAAAATGGCGACGCCTATCAGTGA